CAACTTTAACAATTTCCCCTTTGGCCCAGATACAGCTATAGATAAATTATTAACATCAACTATAACACCTGCAGGCACCATTACCACTAATTTACCAATTCTAGACATTACTATAAACTACATTAAATATAAATATTAAAAAACTTTACAAATCACTTCTCCACCTACACCTAATTTACGAGCTTCTCTATCAGACATTATACCTTTAGAAGTGGAAATAATATAAATTCCCATATTATTATAATACGGTCTTAATTTTTTAATAGACAAATACACCCTTTTACCAGGAGTGGAAACTCTATTTATTTCTTTTATATTAGACTCACCTTTTGGTGAATACTTTAACTTAATGTTAATTTCTTTGACTCCATTTCTCACTTCATGAACAAGAAACGAATGTATAAACCCTTCTTTAACTAAAACATCCAAAATAGCTTCTTTTCTTCTTGAAGATGGCGCATTAACATACATTAATCTACTTCTTTGCGCATTACGAATCCGCGTTAGCATATCAGCTAATGTATCACTCATTGACATATTACACTCATTTCTTTATTTACTACCAGCTTGATTTTCTCAAACCAGGAATTATACCACTACCTGCTAATTCCCGTATAATATTTCTACAAAGCTTAAACTTACGATAATACCCCCTTGGCCTGCCTGTTTCAGCACACCTATTTCTAATTCTAGTACTACTAGAATTACGTGGAAGCTTGGATAGTTTTAGCACTAAATTAAACCTCTCTTCAAGAGACAAATTTTTATCATATATTTTAGACTTTAATGCTTGCCTCTTTAACTTCAATTTATTAAATAATTTACTACGCTTTAAATTTTTTTGTACAGAGCTAACTTTTGCCATATCTATCCTATATTATGATTAATCGTAAAATGGAATGTCTCGTATCTTCAATAATGTCTTTGCTTTTAATAGACTTTTAGTTGAAGTATGAATATGAATACCAATACCAATTTCTTTATCAATCACATCTTTCTTCTTCTGTTCATCCTCTATTTCTATAAAAACCCTTATATCTTTTATACCAAATGAAAAGTTCCCTTCTTTATCAAAACTTTTTATTGAAAACCCTTTAAAATCTTTTATCCTTGGAAAAACCTCAAGAACCAACCTTCTAATAAAATCCTCAGCTCTTTTCTTCCTTAAAGTAACCTTACATGCTATTGGCATTCCCTTACGTAGTTTAAATGCTGCAATTGATTTTTTAGCTTTAATCAAGCCTGGCTCTTGTCCTGTAATCATAGCCATACACTTCTTAACATAATAAATAATTTTAGAATCAACTACTGCATCACCTACACACATAGTAACTACAATCTTCTTAATTCTAGGAGTTTGATGATTATTACTATAACCAAATTTTTTTTGTAACTCCTGCCTTTCTTTTTCCTTTATCTCTTTAAAAGATAATTCCTCAAAACTTAAAGCCATTATTTTCCCTTATTTTCCTTCTTATTACAAAATTTCCCCAGAACGCTTAGAAATTCTAACTTTCCTTTTACCATCTAACTTTGTATAAGTAATTTTAGTTATAAGATTGGAAGAAGAATCAACATAAGCAACATTTGAAATGTGTATCGGCAATTCTTTACTAATAATACCTCCACTAACACCATTTTTATTAGCCTTAACATGTTTCTGAGCTAAATTAATACCTTTAACAATTACTTTTGATAAATTTGCCAGCACCTTAATCACTATCCCCCTTTTCCCTTTATCTTTACCAGTAATAACTTGTACTTGGTCTCCTGTTTTGATTCTAATTTTTAGCATATTACAATACTTCCTCAGCAAGAGATACTATTTTTGAAAATTTTTTCACCCTTAATTCTCTAGGCACAGATCCAAAAATCCTAGTACCAAAAGGCTCACCTTGCTTATTCAACAATACAACATCATTGCTATCAAACTTAATATTACTACCATCATGGCGAGTAACACCACATTTAGTCCTAATAATTAATGCTTTACATACTTCCCCCTTTTTTACTTTACCTTTAGGTATTGATGATTTGATAGAAACGACTATTACATCCCCTAAATGAGCTATCATATGATGCGTACCACCTAATACTTTTATACACATAACCTCCTTTGCTCCAGAATTATCAGCAACATTTAAGATAGTTTGCATTTGTATCATAATTATTAATTTAACTCTGTAATTTATAATAATATCAATATTAACTTATTTAATACCAGCTATCAGCTATCATTTCACTGTCCTTTATCTTCTATAACACGCCAACATTTTGTCTTAGAAATAGGACGACTTTCAATAATTTTTACTTTATCACCTTGATTATACAGGTTATCAGGATCATGTACAGCATATTTTTTAGCAATTTTAACAGTTTTATGATACACAGGATGCTTAAATCTACGTTCAACACTCACAATTATGGTCTTATCTGATTTAGCACTTATTACCTGCCCCTGTAAAACTCTTCTTGGCATTTATTTTTCTTCCTCATTTTTTTTTATTGTTCTTTGCAAAATTTCTGTGCTAATTTGAGCTATTTTTTTCTTTAAACAACCAAAATTTTTAACAGAATTAACTACATCAACACTATTTTGAAATCTATCATTAAATAATTTTTTTTTATATCTTAATAATAAATCACGTAAACCTTGCAATTCAATATTACATAAATCGCTATATTTTTTAAACTCATTCATAACGCTTTACTATTTTAGTTCGCACTGGCAATTTAGCACCAGCTAATTCTAACGCTTTAATTGCTATACCTTCACTTACTCCATCAAGCTCAAATAATATCCTGCCAACAGCTACCCTAGCAGCAAAAAATTCTGTAGCCCCCTTACCCTTCCCCATTCTAACTTCAGTAGGTTTTTTAGAAACTGGTATACTAGGAAAAATATTAATCCAAAATTTTCCTTGCCTCTTCATACACCTCACTGCAGCCCTCCTAGCAGCTTCTATTTGTCTACTCGTAATCCTACAACTATCAAGAGACTTCAATCCAAATTCTCCAAAAGCTATCATAGTACCAGCTTTAGCTTTAGAAGCTACCCTACCTTTCTGAGCTTTGCGATATTTTTGCTTTTTAGGACTTAGCATAACTACAATTTTATTAAACTATTTGATTTTATTTAACTTCATTAATTCTAGACTGATTAACATCACATCTATAAACCCAAACCTTAACCCCTATCACTCCATAAGTAGTTATAGCTTCTGCAAAAGCATATCTAATGTCTGCTCTGATCGTTTGCAACGGCACTCTACCCTCTTTATAAGATTCTGATCTAGCGATTTCAACTCCACCTAAACGTCCTGAACATATAATTTTTATACCTTTAGCCCCCTGTTTCATAGAAGCATGTATTGCCTTCTTCATAACCTTTTTAAAAGACTGCCTTCTTTCTAATTGCTGAGCAATTGTTTGTGCAATAAAAGCTTCTTCTAGTTCAGGCTTTTTAACTTCACGTATATTAATAGACACATCAGCAGAAGTAATTTTTGCTATATTTTGCTTTAATTTTTCAATATCACTCCCACTTTTACCTATAATTACTCCAATTTTTTTGGCATATATATTAACAACTATATTTTTACTTGATGGCCATTCAATTAATATCTTAGTAATTTGCGCAAAACTATATTCAGTATTAATTATTTTTCTAATCTTTAAAATTTTAAGTAAAAAATCAGAATAATTATTCTTATTAGCATATAAAACAGATTCCCAATTTCTTGGTAAATTTGGCCCAGTTCTAAATATACAAGGATTTACTTTTTGTCCCATTATTAATAATATCTCTTATTTTATTTCACTAACAGTAATATATAAGTTACTAAAAAACTTTTTTATTCTAAACGCTTTCCCTCTAGCTCTTGGAACTAATCTTTTCATTACACTTCCTTTGCCAACAATTGCTTTTAAAACTACTAAATTATCAATATCCAACCCATCATTATTTTCAGCATTTGCAATAGCAGATTGCAAACATTTTTTTACATCTACAGCTGCTCTTTTTTTTGAAAATTTTAATTGCATAATCGCATCAGAAACCTTTAAATTTCTAATTAATCCCGTAATTAAATTTAGTTTTCTTGGACTAATTTTAATCATTCTCAAAGTTGCCTTAGCAGACTTTTTTGCTTCAAACATACTATTTTCTCTTCACTTTTCTATCAGCTGCATGCCCATAAAAAGTTCTAGTAGGAGCAAATTCACCTAACTTTCTACCTACCATCTCCTCAGTAATAACTACAGGAATAAATTTATTACCATTATGAACAGCAAAAACAAATCTAACAAAAAGAGGAATTATAGCAGACTCCCTTGACCATGTTTTAATTACACTACTTTTACCAGATTCTATTAATTTATTAACCTTTTTAATTAAACTTTCCCTAACAAAAGGGCCTTTCCATATAGAACGAGCCATATAATTTACCTAAATATAATATATTAATTTCTACGTTTAACAATAAACCTAGAAGTAAATTTATTCTTTCTAGTTTTCTTACCTTTCGTTTTTTTCCCCCATGGAGTAACTGGATGACGCCCACCAGATGTTTTACCTTCACCACCACCATGAGGATGATCCACAGGATTCATTGCAACTCCACGAACTACTGGCCTCCTACCTAACCATCTAACCCTTCCAGCTTTACCATATGATATATTTTTATGATCTATATTTGAAACACTACCTACGGTAGCTCTACTTGCTAATGATATCCTCCTTACTTCGCCGGACCTAAGTTTAATCTGAGCATACCCAGAATCTTTATTTAATAACACTGCATATGTTCCAGCAGAACGGGCAATTTGCCCACCCTTGCCTGGTTTAATTTCAATATTATGTATAATAGTCCCCACTGGTATTACTTCTAAAGGCAAGCAATTACCTACATTAATCTCAGCTTTATCACTAGATATTATTTTATCTCCTACATTTAAATTTCTCGGGGATAAAATATAAGAAAACTTACCATCATCATACTTTATCAAAGCAATAAAAGCTGTTCTATTAGGATCATATTCTATACGCTCTACCGTGGCATATATATCAAATACCCTACGCTTAAAATCTATCATTCTATATAATTGCTTATGCCCTTTTCCACGATGCCAGATAGTAATTCTACCTAAATTATTTCTTCCACCAGTTTTAGTAATTCCTTTAGCTAACTTTTTTAAAGGCCTTCCTTTCCATAACTCAGACTTATCGACTTGTACTACTTGTCTTAAAGATTGAGTTACTGAATTATAAACTTTTAATGCCATTTATTTTATTCCTCCAACACCAAGATCAATCACCTGATCTTTTGCTACAGTAACTATAGCTTTTTTTCTATCACCCTGCTTACCTAAAGTTCCTTTAAAACGCTTAGTTTTTCCTATCATATTGATAATATTAATTTTAATAACATTAACATTAAAAATACCTTCTATAGCTTTGCTAATATTATACTTATTAGCATTACGCTGCACCAAAAAAATATATTTTTTACACTCTGAAGCTAAAGTAGACTTTTCAGTAACCACAGGCTTTACTATTAAGTCATAAAATTTATAATTCATTCTGCTAACCTCATTTCTAAACTTTTAGCTGCACTTAAAGTAACCATTACACAATCATGCTTCATGATATCATAAGGATTAGCTCCAATTTGAGCCACAACATTTAAATTAAATAAATTTCTAGAAGCTAAGAAAAAATTTCGATCCACATTCTGATCATCTATACAAAAAAAACCAGAATAATTAGAATAATTATATTTCTTTAACAAATTTTTTAGAACGGCAGTTTTATTACTTCCTATATTAAAATCATCAACAACTATTAACTTATTAACAGATAATTTATAAGATAATGCATATTTTAAAGCTTGTTTACGTATTTTCTTTGGAACATCAAACTCATGAC
This genomic interval from Orientia tsutsugamushi contains the following:
- the rpsH gene encoding 30S ribosomal protein S8 — encoded protein: MSMSDTLADMLTRIRNAQRSRLMYVNAPSSRRKEAILDVLVKEGFIHSFLVHEVRNGVKEINIKLKYSPKGESNIKEINRVSTPGKRVYLSIKKLRPYYNNMGIYIISTSKGIMSDREARKLGVGGEVICKVF
- the rpsN gene encoding 30S ribosomal protein S14, which produces MAKVSSVQKNLKRSKLFNKLKLKRQALKSKIYDKNLSLEERFNLVLKLSKLPRNSSSTRIRNRCAETGRPRGYYRKFKLCRNIIRELAGSGIIPGLRKSSW
- the rplE gene encoding 50S ribosomal protein L5; the protein is MALSFEELSFKEIKEKERQELQKKFGYSNNHQTPRIKKIVVTMCVGDAVVDSKIIYYVKKCMAMITGQEPGLIKAKKSIAAFKLRKGMPIACKVTLRKKRAEDFIRRLVLEVFPRIKDFKGFSIKSFDKEGNFSFGIKDIRVFIEIEDEQKKKDVIDKEIGIGIHIHTSTKSLLKAKTLLKIRDIPFYD
- the rplX gene encoding 50S ribosomal protein L24, translated to MLKIRIKTGDQVQVITGKDKGKRGIVIKVLANLSKVIVKGINLAQKHVKANKNGVSGGIISKELPIHISNVAYVDSSSNLITKITYTKLDGKRKVRISKRSGEIL
- the rplN gene encoding 50S ribosomal protein L14, giving the protein MIQMQTILNVADNSGAKEVMCIKVLGGTHHMIAHLGDVIVVSIKSSIPKGKVKKGEVCKALIIRTKCGVTRHDGSNIKFDSNDVVLLNKQGEPFGTRIFGSVPRELRVKKFSKIVSLAEEVL
- the rpsQ gene encoding 30S ribosomal protein S17 → MPRRVLQGQVISAKSDKTIIVSVERRFKHPVYHKTVKIAKKYAVHDPDNLYNQGDKVKIIESRPISKTKCWRVIEDKGQ
- a CDS encoding uL29 family ribosomal protein: MNEFKKYSDLCNIELQGLRDLLLRYKKKLFNDRFQNSVDVVNSVKNFGCLKKKIAQISTEILQRTIKKNEEEK
- the rplP gene encoding 50S ribosomal protein L16; this translates as MLSPKKQKYRKAQKGRVASKAKAGTMIAFGEFGLKSLDSCRITSRQIEAARRAAVRCMKRQGKFWINIFPSIPVSKKPTEVRMGKGKGATEFFAARVAVGRILFELDGVSEGIAIKALELAGAKLPVRTKIVKRYE
- the rpsC gene encoding 30S ribosomal protein S3, producing MGQKVNPCIFRTGPNLPRNWESVLYANKNNYSDFLLKILKIRKIINTEYSFAQITKILIEWPSSKNIVVNIYAKKIGVIIGKSGSDIEKLKQNIAKITSADVSINIREVKKPELEEAFIAQTIAQQLERRQSFKKVMKKAIHASMKQGAKGIKIICSGRLGGVEIARSESYKEGRVPLQTIRADIRYAFAEAITTYGVIGVKVWVYRCDVNQSRINEVK
- the rplV gene encoding 50S ribosomal protein L22, coding for MFEAKKSAKATLRMIKISPRKLNLITGLIRNLKVSDAIMQLKFSKKRAAVDVKKCLQSAIANAENNDGLDIDNLVVLKAIVGKGSVMKRLVPRARGKAFRIKKFFSNLYITVSEIK
- the rpsS gene encoding 30S ribosomal protein S19; amino-acid sequence: MARSIWKGPFVRESLIKKVNKLIESGKSSVIKTWSRESAIIPLFVRFVFAVHNGNKFIPVVITEEMVGRKLGEFAPTRTFYGHAADRKVKRK
- the rplB gene encoding 50S ribosomal protein L2; protein product: MALKVYNSVTQSLRQVVQVDKSELWKGRPLKKLAKGITKTGGRNNLGRITIWHRGKGHKQLYRMIDFKRRVFDIYATVERIEYDPNRTAFIALIKYDDGKFSYILSPRNLNVGDKIISSDKAEINVGNCLPLEVIPVGTIIHNIEIKPGKGGQIARSAGTYAVLLNKDSGYAQIKLRSGEVRRISLASRATVGSVSNIDHKNISYGKAGRVRWLGRRPVVRGVAMNPVDHPHGGGEGKTSGGRHPVTPWGKKTKGKKTRKNKFTSRFIVKRRN
- the rplW gene encoding 50S ribosomal protein L23; protein product: MNYKFYDLIVKPVVTEKSTLASECKKYIFLVQRNANKYNISKAIEGIFNVNVIKINIINMIGKTKRFKGTLGKQGDRKKAIVTVAKDQVIDLGVGGIK
- the rplD gene encoding 50S ribosomal protein L4; the encoded protein is MKVKVYNLLQEIEKEVELNPSVFCLKYRPDIIKLVIDWQLAKRMSGTHCTKTISGVSGTTKKPFKQKGTGNARQGSLRSVQMRGGGISHGPVVRSHEFDVPKKIRKQALKYALSYKLSVNKLIVVDDFNIGSNKTAVLKNLLKKYNYSNYSGFFCIDDQNVDRNFFLASRNLFNLNVVAQIGANPYDIMKHDCVMVTLSAAKSLEMRLAE